One window from the genome of Clostridiales bacterium encodes:
- a CDS encoding DUF3885 domain-containing protein, giving the protein MNNKSCIEEMILSKEFCYDPPYFYNNELALRCELGIGDTNKKHLNAAKQRAAEIFNILFENGVDMFFFDNYIYDFDFDEGTTVYINSVAAMVKRLLKFSLGYQEKFKHKVIRDIPFNECDREDICRRNRICCYPDEKFNAIKALNEQIDRQLNPIIHLVSFRNECIFTVYDDRGCDIVFYDKNKFKQFYPLLQKYFLEYDLALMKERLDKLDD; this is encoded by the coding sequence ATGAATAATAAATCATGCATAGAAGAAATGATATTAAGCAAAGAATTTTGTTACGATCCGCCGTACTTTTATAATAACGAGCTTGCTCTGCGGTGTGAGTTGGGTATTGGAGATACTAATAAAAAGCATTTGAATGCCGCAAAGCAACGCGCCGCGGAAATATTCAATATTCTTTTTGAAAACGGCGTCGATATGTTCTTTTTCGATAATTACATCTACGACTTTGATTTTGATGAGGGCACTACTGTGTATATAAACAGCGTTGCCGCAATGGTAAAGCGTTTGCTAAAATTCAGTTTAGGTTATCAAGAAAAGTTCAAACATAAAGTAATACGTGATATTCCGTTTAATGAGTGTGACCGTGAAGATATTTGTCGTAGAAATCGAATTTGCTGTTATCCCGACGAAAAATTCAATGCAATAAAAGCGCTCAACGAACAAATTGACCGTCAATTAAATCCGATTATTCATTTGGTTTCGTTCCGAAACGAATGTATATTTACGGTGTACGACGACAGGGGCTGCGATATAGTATTTTATGATAAAAACAAATTTAAACAGTTTTATCCGCTATTACAAAAGTATTTTTTGGAATACGATTTGGCTTTAATGAAAGAAAGATTGGATAAGTTAGATGATTAA
- a CDS encoding ribonuclease J, whose translation MQQKKFVEPVLKVIFLGGVGEIGKNMTALEFGEDIIIIDCGSTFPTSDTPGVDLIIPDPAYLMLNKDKIRGIVITHGHEDHIGSIPYFLKQCNVPVFGTRLTLALIENKLREMRIDNAKLNVVQPGNTISLGRAFKVEFVKVSHSIAGSCALSISTPVGTVFHTGDFKVDYTPIDGNMIDLQRIAEIGKQGVLLLLCESTNVERPGSSMSEATVGRSMRNIFNENKDRRLIIATFASNIHRLQQIIDLAAEFGRKVAFSGRSMINVAECAARIGELKIDRSQIIDIEKVKNVDDKDLVILTTGSQGEPMSALTRMAADDFSKVKLGYNDTVILSAHPIPGNERMVYSVINNIYRHGARVIYESLAELHVSGHACRDELSLIHALLKPQYFIPVHGEHRHLQKHAELAVAMGEMPSHIIITDIGDCVYVSHKTFKIGEQVASGSLLVDGLGVGDTDSSVLRDRKHLAEDGLLIAVICIDELSGTVSAIDITSRGFAYDKEGGDDFFDGCRDAVARLLSTYDLRESDRNMLNNTIRKEIKNYIFKMTRRSPMILPMVIDC comes from the coding sequence TTGCAGCAAAAAAAATTTGTCGAGCCTGTTCTTAAAGTTATTTTCCTGGGCGGCGTAGGCGAAATCGGTAAAAACATGACCGCGCTCGAATTCGGCGAGGACATTATTATCATCGACTGCGGTTCTACGTTCCCCACGTCGGATACGCCGGGCGTAGACCTTATCATACCCGATCCCGCGTATCTCATGCTCAATAAGGACAAGATCCGCGGTATAGTCATTACCCACGGTCACGAGGACCATATCGGCTCGATCCCGTACTTCCTTAAACAGTGCAACGTGCCCGTGTTCGGTACAAGGCTCACGCTCGCGCTTATAGAGAACAAGCTTCGCGAAATGCGTATCGATAACGCCAAGCTCAACGTAGTTCAGCCCGGCAATACCATTTCGCTCGGCAGAGCGTTCAAGGTCGAATTCGTCAAGGTCTCGCACTCGATAGCGGGCTCGTGCGCGCTCTCCATATCGACGCCAGTCGGCACGGTGTTCCATACGGGCGACTTCAAGGTCGACTATACGCCGATCGACGGTAACATGATCGACCTTCAACGCATTGCCGAGATAGGCAAGCAGGGCGTACTACTGTTGCTCTGCGAAAGCACCAACGTGGAGCGCCCGGGTTCTTCCATGAGCGAGGCGACCGTCGGGCGCAGTATGCGCAATATCTTTAACGAGAACAAGGACAGGCGATTGATAATCGCAACGTTCGCGTCCAATATTCACAGGTTGCAGCAAATAATCGACCTCGCCGCCGAGTTCGGGCGCAAGGTCGCGTTCTCGGGCAGATCGATGATAAACGTAGCCGAGTGCGCGGCAAGGATAGGCGAGCTCAAAATCGACCGCAGTCAGATCATCGATATCGAAAAAGTAAAGAACGTAGACGATAAAGACCTTGTCATTCTCACTACGGGCAGTCAGGGCGAGCCGATGAGCGCGCTCACGCGTATGGCGGCTGACGATTTCAGCAAGGTCAAGCTCGGCTATAACGATACCGTAATTCTGTCGGCGCACCCCATACCCGGCAACGAGCGCATGGTGTACTCGGTAATAAACAATATCTACCGCCACGGCGCACGCGTTATATACGAGAGCCTTGCCGAGCTCCACGTTTCGGGTCATGCCTGCCGCGACGAGCTGTCGCTTATCCACGCGCTGCTCAAACCCCAGTATTTCATACCCGTACACGGCGAGCACAGACACCTGCAAAAGCACGCCGAGCTCGCAGTGGCAATGGGCGAAATGCCGTCGCATATCATTATAACCGATATCGGCGACTGCGTTTACGTTTCGCATAAGACGTTTAAAATAGGCGAACAGGTCGCTTCGGGCAGTCTGCTCGTCGACGGCTTGGGCGTAGGCGATACGGACAGCTCCGTACTTAGAGATCGTAAGCATCTCGCCGAGGACGGTTTGCTTATCGCCGTTATCTGTATCGACGAGCTGTCGGGCACGGTGTCGGCGATCGACATTACCTCGCGCGGGTTCGCGTACGACAAGGAAGGCGGTGACGACTTCTTCGACGGATGCAGGGACGCGGTCGCGCGGCTGTTGTCGACATACGACCTGCGCGAAAGCGACAGGAATATGCTCAATAACACCATTCGCAAAGAAATCAAGAACTATATCTTTAAAATGACGCGGCGCAGTCCCATGATACTGCCCATGGTGATCGATTGCTAA
- a CDS encoding U32 family peptidase, with protein sequence MKRRVELLAPAGDVKRLDVALQYGADAVYLAGKQLGMRAACKNFDYDELKAASLATHSRKKKFYVTLNIFPYDEDLIGIDEYIDYLKSLHVDGLIVSDLGLIEHLANKHPNVPIHVSTQANVMNSATAKVYADMGVKRIVLARELDLTRIRKLRDNLPDTVELEAFVHGAMCVSYSGRCMLSNYLTGRSANRGECNQACRMVFTPEKTSEGLEFIEDDGTYIFGGNDLNMIEHLGELADAGVTSFKIEGRVKSEYYVACIVNAYRKALNQALDGKPVSDVYVKETHKAPNRGFNTGFYYGQPVHDENPDKYYDFCGIVMDDAVDGAIVEMRNRFKTGDTLEVLSYDDEYLNKTVTVPIMETENGEQITDAKVPTMRVKLCGVRLPELSMLRRIAK encoded by the coding sequence ATGAAACGCAGAGTTGAATTGCTCGCGCCCGCGGGCGACGTAAAAAGGCTGGACGTGGCGCTCCAATACGGAGCCGACGCAGTGTATTTAGCGGGCAAACAGCTCGGTATGCGCGCAGCGTGCAAGAATTTCGATTACGACGAGCTGAAAGCCGCTTCGCTCGCCACGCACAGCCGAAAAAAGAAGTTTTACGTTACGCTCAATATTTTCCCTTACGACGAAGATCTGATCGGGATAGACGAATATATCGATTATCTAAAAAGCTTGCACGTAGACGGGCTTATCGTATCCGATTTAGGCTTGATCGAACACCTTGCAAACAAGCACCCCAACGTGCCGATACACGTTTCCACGCAGGCTAACGTTATGAACAGCGCGACGGCAAAGGTTTATGCCGATATGGGCGTTAAGCGCATAGTGCTGGCGCGTGAGCTGGACTTAACGCGTATAAGAAAGCTCCGCGACAATCTTCCCGATACAGTCGAATTGGAAGCGTTCGTTCACGGCGCAATGTGCGTATCGTACTCGGGCAGGTGTATGCTGTCCAACTATTTAACGGGCCGGTCGGCGAACCGCGGCGAATGCAATCAAGCCTGCCGTATGGTGTTCACGCCGGAAAAGACAAGCGAGGGGCTTGAATTTATAGAGGATGACGGAACGTATATCTTCGGCGGCAACGACCTTAACATGATCGAGCACTTGGGTGAGCTTGCCGACGCGGGCGTGACTTCGTTCAAGATCGAGGGCAGGGTCAAGTCCGAGTATTACGTGGCGTGTATAGTCAACGCATACCGCAAAGCGCTTAATCAGGCGCTTGATGGCAAGCCCGTATCGGACGTGTACGTTAAAGAAACGCACAAAGCGCCCAATCGCGGGTTCAATACAGGCTTCTATTACGGTCAGCCCGTTCACGACGAAAACCCCGATAAATATTACGACTTTTGCGGTATCGTCATGGACGACGCTGTGGACGGCGCGATAGTCGAAATGCGCAACCGCTTTAAAACGGGCGACACGCTCGAAGTGCTGTCCTACGACGATGAATATTTGAATAAAACTGTGACCGTGCCTATTATGGAAACGGAGAACGGCGAGCAAATCACCGACGCCAAAGTGCCGACCATGCGCGTCAAGCTGTGCGGCGTAAGATTGCCCGAGCTGTCAATGCTTAGGAGAATTGCTAAGTAA
- the sigK gene encoding RNA polymerase sporulation sigma factor SigK has protein sequence MIIETFMTFLSRIFLFTSFVNNNGSFPKPLPPEEERALFEKYKNGDREAYDSLVKHNLRLVAHIVKKYNNAGEADDLISVGSIGLIKGIETFSPDKGCQLTTYAAKCIENEILMYIRANKKHKQTMSLYEAVGTDKEGNDIALMDVLPGETDTYIDIENNIVLEKVKEVMDDVLTDIERKVICMRYGLLDKRAYTQSQVAKKLKISRSYVSRIEKRAISKIAKALN, from the coding sequence ATGATAATCGAAACTTTTATGACTTTTCTATCACGAATTTTCCTGTTCACGTCGTTTGTAAACAACAACGGCTCTTTTCCCAAGCCCCTACCCCCCGAGGAGGAACGGGCGCTATTTGAAAAGTACAAGAACGGCGACCGCGAAGCGTACGACTCGCTCGTAAAGCACAATCTAAGGCTCGTGGCGCATATCGTAAAAAAGTATAACAACGCGGGCGAAGCCGACGATCTTATTAGCGTGGGCAGCATCGGGCTAATTAAGGGCATAGAAACCTTCTCGCCCGATAAAGGCTGTCAATTGACCACCTACGCCGCCAAGTGTATCGAGAACGAAATATTAATGTACATACGCGCCAATAAAAAACACAAGCAAACAATGAGCCTGTACGAAGCGGTCGGCACCGATAAGGAGGGCAACGACATTGCGCTTATGGACGTTCTCCCCGGCGAAACGGATACATATATCGATATAGAGAATAATATTGTGCTCGAAAAGGTCAAAGAAGTCATGGACGACGTACTGACCGACATAGAACGCAAGGTTATATGTATGCGATACGGGCTTTTGGATAAGCGCGCATATACGCAGTCGCAGGTCGCCAAAAAACTCAAAATTTCGCGCTCGTACGTTTCGCGCATAGAAAAAAGAGCAATCTCCAAAATCGCAAAAGCGCTTAATTAA